Proteins from a genomic interval of Phenylobacterium sp. LH3H17:
- a CDS encoding efflux RND transporter permease subunit, which yields MIGAVIRASVRARVLVLVAAVALAAAGVLAVRSTPVDALPDLSDVQVVIRTSLPGQAPQIVENQVTYPLTTTMLSVPGAKTVRGYSFFGDSFVYVLFEDGTDLYWARSRVLEFLSQVQSRLPAAARPALGPDATGVGWIYEYALIDRSGGHDLSQLRGLQDWFLRYELKTLPGVAEVASIGGMVRQYQVVLDPVKLAAYGVTFQDAADAIRQANQEAGGSVLELGEAEYMVRASGYLKNLDDFRGISLLTTAGGIPVRLGEVATIQVGPEMRRGVAELNGEGEVAGGVVILRSGENARATLEAVHDKVAALKRSLPAGVEIVTTYDRSQLIDRAIANLTGKLLEEFVVVGIVCALFLWHVRSALVAIVTLPLGVLFAFLVMRVQGVNANIMSLGGIAIAVGAMVDAAVVMIENAHKRLERWARENPGAVMDSPTRWRLVTDAAAEVGPALFLSLVIITLSFVPVFALQAQEGRLFSPLAFTKSYAMAGAAILSVTLVPVLMGYLIRGRIPAEDANPLNRWLTAAYRPAIDWVLKKPRTVLLLALAVFATAAWPLSRLGGEFIPPLDEGDLLYMPSALPGISAAKASELLQQTDRLIRTVPEVKTVFGKAGRAESATDPAPLEMFETTIQFKPRGEWRPGMTPEKLVEELDRTVKVPGLANVWVPPIRNRIDMLATGVKSPIGVKVSGTDLAQLDRVAGAVEAVARRTPGVTSALAERLTGGRYVDIDIDRAAIARHGLSISDVQGIVSGAVGGENVGETVEGVARYPINVRYPRELRDSLEGLRALPILTRGGQQITLGSVARIEIRDGPPMLKTENARPSTWVYVDVRGRDLNSVVNDLRRAVVEEVKLPPGVSVAYSGQFEYLQRAAERLKLVVPATLAIIFLLLYATFRRWDEAALIMATLPFALTGGVWAIYLLGYNQSVATGVGFIALSGVAAEFGVVMLIYLKHAVAEHGPDRLDEAVREGALLRVRPKAMTVAVILAGLAPILVGHGAGSEVMSRIAAPMIGGMLTAPLLSMLVIPAGYLLLRRRWPDRSGAPPPPGDRK from the coding sequence ATGATCGGCGCCGTCATCCGTGCTTCGGTGCGGGCCCGGGTCCTCGTCCTGGTCGCCGCCGTGGCCCTCGCCGCGGCCGGCGTGCTCGCGGTCCGCAGCACGCCCGTGGACGCCCTTCCCGACCTGTCGGACGTGCAGGTGGTGATCCGCACCTCCCTTCCGGGCCAAGCGCCGCAGATTGTCGAGAACCAGGTCACCTATCCGCTCACCACCACCATGCTGTCGGTGCCGGGGGCGAAGACCGTGCGAGGCTATTCCTTCTTCGGAGACAGCTTCGTCTATGTGCTGTTCGAGGACGGAACGGACCTCTACTGGGCCCGCTCCCGGGTGCTTGAGTTCCTGAGCCAGGTGCAGAGCCGCCTGCCGGCGGCGGCCCGCCCGGCGCTGGGGCCGGACGCCACGGGTGTCGGCTGGATTTATGAATACGCCCTGATCGACCGCAGCGGCGGCCACGACCTCTCGCAACTGAGGGGCCTGCAGGACTGGTTCCTCCGCTACGAGCTGAAGACCCTTCCCGGCGTGGCCGAGGTGGCCAGCATCGGCGGCATGGTCCGCCAGTACCAGGTGGTCCTCGACCCGGTGAAGCTCGCCGCCTACGGGGTCACGTTCCAGGATGCCGCCGACGCCATCCGGCAGGCCAACCAGGAAGCCGGCGGCTCTGTGCTGGAACTTGGCGAGGCCGAGTACATGGTCCGCGCCAGCGGCTATCTGAAGAACCTCGATGACTTCCGCGGTATCAGCCTGCTGACCACGGCGGGTGGAATCCCCGTGAGGTTGGGCGAGGTGGCTACGATCCAGGTGGGGCCGGAGATGCGCCGCGGCGTGGCCGAGCTCAACGGTGAAGGCGAGGTCGCCGGCGGGGTCGTCATCCTGCGCTCTGGCGAGAACGCTCGCGCAACCCTCGAGGCGGTGCACGACAAGGTCGCCGCCCTGAAGCGAAGCCTTCCGGCCGGGGTGGAGATCGTCACCACCTACGACCGGTCACAATTGATCGACCGCGCGATCGCCAACCTGACCGGCAAGCTCCTGGAGGAGTTCGTGGTGGTCGGGATCGTCTGCGCCCTGTTCCTTTGGCACGTGCGCTCCGCCCTCGTGGCGATCGTCACGCTTCCGCTGGGCGTGCTGTTCGCCTTCCTGGTCATGCGGGTGCAGGGGGTGAACGCCAACATCATGTCGCTCGGCGGCATCGCCATCGCCGTCGGCGCCATGGTCGACGCCGCGGTGGTGATGATCGAAAACGCCCACAAGCGCCTGGAACGGTGGGCGCGCGAGAATCCCGGCGCCGTCATGGATTCGCCCACGCGCTGGCGCCTGGTGACCGATGCGGCCGCCGAGGTCGGGCCGGCGCTGTTCCTGAGCCTGGTCATCATCACCCTGTCGTTCGTGCCCGTGTTCGCCCTGCAGGCGCAGGAGGGACGGCTGTTCTCGCCGCTCGCCTTCACCAAGAGCTACGCGATGGCCGGCGCGGCGATCCTCTCGGTCACCCTTGTGCCGGTGCTGATGGGCTATCTGATCCGCGGCCGCATTCCCGCCGAGGACGCCAACCCTCTGAACCGCTGGCTGACGGCGGCCTACCGCCCGGCGATCGACTGGGTGCTGAAAAAGCCGAGGACCGTTCTCTTGCTGGCCCTGGCGGTGTTCGCCACCGCGGCCTGGCCGCTGAGCCGCCTGGGCGGCGAGTTCATCCCGCCGCTGGACGAGGGCGACCTTCTCTACATGCCCTCGGCGCTCCCGGGCATCTCGGCGGCCAAGGCCTCGGAACTCTTGCAGCAGACCGACCGGCTGATCCGCACCGTACCGGAGGTGAAGACCGTGTTCGGCAAGGCCGGTCGCGCCGAGAGCGCCACCGACCCGGCGCCCCTGGAGATGTTCGAGACCACGATCCAGTTCAAGCCACGGGGCGAGTGGCGGCCCGGCATGACGCCCGAGAAGCTGGTGGAAGAGCTGGACCGCACGGTTAAGGTCCCGGGCTTGGCCAATGTGTGGGTCCCACCGATCCGCAACCGCATCGACATGTTGGCCACCGGCGTGAAGAGCCCTATCGGGGTGAAGGTCTCCGGAACCGACCTCGCCCAGCTCGACCGGGTCGCGGGCGCGGTGGAGGCCGTGGCCAGGCGAACGCCGGGTGTCACCTCGGCGCTCGCCGAGCGCCTGACGGGCGGACGCTATGTGGACATCGACATCGACCGCGCGGCGATCGCCCGCCACGGGCTCAGCATCTCCGACGTCCAGGGGATCGTCTCCGGCGCGGTCGGCGGCGAGAACGTCGGCGAGACGGTGGAAGGGGTGGCGCGCTACCCCATCAACGTCCGCTACCCAAGGGAGCTGCGCGACAGCCTGGAGGGCCTGCGGGCGCTGCCGATCCTCACCCGCGGCGGGCAGCAGATCACCCTGGGCTCGGTCGCGCGCATCGAGATCCGCGACGGTCCCCCGATGCTGAAGACCGAGAACGCGCGGCCCTCCACCTGGGTCTATGTGGACGTTCGAGGCCGCGACCTGAATTCCGTGGTCAACGACCTGCGTCGCGCGGTGGTGGAGGAGGTGAAGCTGCCGCCCGGTGTCTCGGTCGCCTATTCAGGCCAGTTCGAGTACCTCCAGCGCGCCGCCGAAAGGCTGAAGCTGGTCGTCCCGGCCACGCTGGCGATCATCTTTCTGCTGCTCTACGCCACGTTTCGGCGGTGGGATGAAGCCGCCCTGATCATGGCGACCCTGCCATTCGCCCTCACCGGCGGCGTCTGGGCCATCTACCTCCTGGGCTACAACCAGTCCGTGGCCACCGGGGTCGGCTTCATCGCCCTGTCCGGGGTGGCGGCCGAATTCGGCGTGGTGATGCTGATCTACCTGAAGCACGCCGTGGCCGAGCACGGCCCCGACCGGCTCGATGAAGCTGTGCGTGAGGGCGCCCTGCTGCGGGTCCGGCCCAAGGCCATGACAGTCGCCGTGATCCTGGCGGGCCTCGCACCGATCCTGGTCGGGCACGGCGCCGGCTCTGAGGTGATGAGCCGGATTGCCGCCCCGATGATCGGCGGCATGCTGACGGCGCCCCTGCTGTCGATGCTCGTCATCCCGGCAGGCTATCTGCTGCTCCGCCGGCGGTGGCCGGACCGGAGCGGCGCTCCGCCACCGCCAGGAGACCGCAAATGA
- a CDS encoding efflux RND transporter periplasmic adaptor subunit, whose protein sequence is MTSLKISRRGLAAGALLAAAILAGGVLIGRATAPEHERPATTGRKVLYWYDPMVPGQRFDKPGKSPYMDMALQPKYADDADEGGGVRIDPASTQNLGVRLATVEWGALPSGVAATGVIEYSERDLAVVQARAAGFLQRVYARAPGDVIAAGAPLADILVPEWAGAQAEFLAVRATGDAALIRAARQRLQLLGMPPSLIEQVERSGRARNVVTVSSPTGGAIKVLGVRAGMTVAAGQTLAEVNGLSRVWLNVAAPEAIAGEVRTGQSATATLAAYPGEVFVGRVAALLPQADAASRTITARVELANPRGRLRPGMFAAVQLAGTAKPALLAPSEAIIRTGRRSLVMVAGPGGGFQPAEVRTGREAGGRIEILQGLSEGEKVVASGQFLIDSEASLAGLRARPAQPAADPHAGHAAPSLLEGAGRIEALSTTTVTLSHGAIPALGWPAMTMAFRLGEPALARGLKVGDRVRFAFDPQGGPTVRRMSPEGRR, encoded by the coding sequence ATGACATCCCTCAAGATCTCGCGGCGCGGCCTTGCCGCCGGCGCGCTGCTGGCCGCCGCCATCCTGGCGGGCGGAGTCCTGATCGGCCGGGCTACGGCGCCCGAGCATGAGCGCCCCGCCACCACCGGGCGCAAGGTGCTCTACTGGTATGACCCGATGGTCCCGGGCCAGCGCTTCGACAAGCCCGGCAAGTCGCCGTACATGGACATGGCGCTGCAGCCCAAATACGCCGACGACGCTGACGAGGGCGGCGGAGTGCGGATCGACCCGGCCAGCACCCAGAACCTCGGCGTGCGCCTGGCGACGGTCGAGTGGGGCGCGCTGCCCAGCGGCGTCGCGGCGACGGGCGTCATCGAGTACAGCGAACGCGACCTGGCGGTGGTCCAGGCCAGGGCCGCCGGCTTCCTGCAGCGTGTCTACGCGCGCGCGCCGGGCGACGTGATCGCAGCCGGAGCGCCGCTGGCGGACATCCTGGTTCCGGAGTGGGCCGGGGCGCAGGCCGAATTCCTCGCCGTGCGCGCGACGGGTGACGCAGCCCTGATCCGCGCCGCACGCCAGCGCCTGCAACTGCTGGGCATGCCGCCGTCCCTGATCGAGCAGGTGGAACGGTCCGGCCGGGCGCGCAACGTCGTCACGGTCTCCTCGCCGACCGGCGGAGCGATCAAGGTCCTGGGCGTGCGGGCCGGCATGACCGTGGCCGCGGGCCAGACCCTGGCGGAGGTGAACGGCCTCTCCCGCGTCTGGCTGAACGTCGCGGCGCCGGAGGCGATCGCCGGCGAGGTGCGGACCGGACAGTCCGCAACCGCCACCCTGGCGGCCTATCCGGGCGAAGTCTTCGTGGGGCGCGTTGCGGCCCTGCTTCCACAGGCCGACGCGGCCAGCCGCACGATCACGGCACGCGTGGAGCTGGCCAATCCCAGGGGGCGCCTGCGGCCCGGCATGTTCGCCGCTGTCCAGCTGGCGGGGACCGCAAAGCCGGCCCTGCTCGCACCGTCCGAAGCCATCATTCGCACGGGACGGCGTTCCCTGGTTATGGTCGCCGGCCCCGGCGGAGGCTTCCAGCCGGCGGAGGTCCGCACCGGTCGCGAAGCGGGGGGGCGCATCGAAATCCTGCAGGGACTGTCCGAGGGCGAAAAGGTTGTGGCGTCCGGCCAGTTCCTGATCGACTCCGAGGCCAGCCTGGCCGGGCTCCGCGCCCGACCCGCGCAGCCCGCGGCGGATCCCCACGCCGGCCACGCCGCGCCCAGTCTGCTCGAAGGCGCCGGCCGCATCGAGGCGCTCTCGACAACCACCGTGACCTTGTCGCATGGAGCGATCCCGGCCCTCGGCTGGCCCGCCATGACCATGGCGTTCCGCCTCGGTGAGCCGGCTCTTGCCCGGGGTCTGAAGGTCGGTGACCGCGTGCGCTTCGCGTTCGACCCGCAGGGCGGGCCGACGGTGCGTCGCATGTCGCCGGAGGGTCGGCGATGA
- a CDS encoding TolC family protein, translated as MSWTPFRAAAPSRRSVPRSPAVGLCLAAALGALPAAAAPVTFAATLKLAEDQAPELQAGALQVEAARSAARAAGALPDSKLQLGLENLPISGPGAGRLDAEEMTMARIGLMQELPSGARRRAERDRAEIDVSAAQAERRAASRAVRVAAAGAWIDLHYAQRRLRALDEAVATLTPLWDATLAGVASGAARPAAAPEARRLRAELEDRRSELVAEVAGARARLARWTGDPQVEAVGAAPPLEFDAAALRIDLERHPSLAALDAAARQAGADVALARAGKRPDLGLELAYQRRDPMFGDMVSVGVTVSLPIFAKTRQDPIIAARVATAGQARAQREAARRALTAELEQGLADYAMRREQWLRARDTLLPLAGARADLETASYGAGRAGVVDVTEALSGRADAQLTLLEREAALARDAVRLTHAFGSDQ; from the coding sequence ATGTCGTGGACACCCTTCCGCGCGGCCGCGCCAAGTCGCCGCTCCGTGCCGCGCAGCCCTGCGGTGGGGCTCTGTCTTGCCGCCGCGCTGGGCGCACTCCCCGCCGCAGCGGCGCCGGTCACGTTCGCCGCAACGCTCAAGCTCGCGGAGGACCAGGCGCCCGAACTGCAGGCCGGGGCCTTGCAGGTCGAGGCGGCGCGGTCGGCCGCCCGCGCGGCGGGCGCCCTGCCGGACTCGAAGCTGCAACTGGGCCTGGAGAACCTGCCGATCTCCGGCCCGGGAGCCGGCCGACTCGATGCTGAGGAGATGACGATGGCCCGCATCGGTCTGATGCAGGAGCTGCCGAGCGGCGCCAGGCGCCGCGCTGAACGGGACCGCGCGGAGATCGATGTCTCCGCCGCCCAGGCCGAGCGGCGGGCCGCGAGCCGGGCGGTGCGGGTCGCGGCTGCGGGGGCCTGGATCGACCTCCATTACGCCCAGCGGCGGCTCCGGGCGCTGGACGAGGCCGTGGCCACCTTGACGCCGCTCTGGGACGCCACGCTCGCGGGCGTGGCTTCGGGCGCCGCCAGGCCGGCCGCCGCCCCGGAGGCGCGACGCCTGCGGGCGGAACTGGAAGACCGGCGCAGCGAGCTGGTCGCCGAGGTCGCCGGCGCCCGCGCCAGGCTGGCGCGCTGGACGGGCGATCCGCAGGTCGAGGCGGTGGGAGCCGCCCCGCCGCTGGAGTTCGACGCCGCCGCCCTCCGCATCGACCTCGAGCGCCACCCGAGCTTGGCGGCGCTGGACGCCGCAGCCCGGCAGGCCGGCGCCGACGTGGCGCTGGCCCGGGCAGGGAAGCGACCGGACCTTGGCCTGGAGCTCGCCTACCAGCGGCGCGACCCGATGTTCGGCGACATGGTCTCGGTGGGCGTCACCGTCAGCCTGCCGATATTCGCCAAGACACGGCAGGATCCCATCATCGCCGCGCGCGTCGCCACCGCCGGCCAGGCGCGCGCGCAGCGCGAAGCCGCGCGCCGGGCGCTGACCGCCGAGCTCGAGCAGGGCCTGGCCGACTACGCCATGCGCCGCGAGCAGTGGTTGCGCGCCCGCGACACGCTTCTGCCCCTTGCGGGCGCGCGCGCCGATCTGGAGACCGCCAGCTACGGCGCCGGCCGCGCGGGCGTGGTGGACGTCACCGAAGCCCTGAGCGGCCGCGCCGACGCCCAGCTCACCTTGCTCGAACGGGAGGCGGCGCTCGCGCGCGACGCCGTCCGGCTCACCCACGCCTTCGGGAGCGACCAATGA
- a CDS encoding FixH family protein yields MAAALLTSLLTVSPALARPANLDRSLDRVSDHGLYRVRIQSTRTPIPLWRVHQWNVRLTDAGGQPISGAVVAVDGGMPDHRHGLPTAPRAAATGAAGDYVIKGLKFSMPGWWVLKLAVKGPDGRTDTVTFNLVL; encoded by the coding sequence ATGGCGGCGGCGCTTCTGACGAGCCTCCTCACGGTGTCACCCGCCCTTGCCCGACCAGCGAACCTGGATCGATCACTGGACCGCGTAAGCGACCATGGCCTCTACCGTGTCCGGATCCAGAGCACCCGCACCCCGATCCCCCTGTGGCGGGTCCATCAATGGAACGTGCGGCTGACGGATGCCGGCGGGCAGCCGATCAGCGGCGCCGTGGTGGCGGTGGACGGCGGCATGCCGGACCACCGCCACGGCCTGCCCACCGCGCCGCGAGCGGCGGCCACCGGCGCGGCCGGCGACTACGTCATCAAGGGCCTGAAGTTCTCCATGCCCGGCTGGTGGGTCTTGAAGCTCGCCGTGAAGGGGCCGGACGGCCGAACCGACACGGTCACCTTCAACCTCGTCCTGTGA
- a CDS encoding cytochrome-c peroxidase yields the protein MRGWIPGLAALALLAAGPGTAAQIWSMEDLALLRTLSPRVLPPPPADPSNRLADDPRAAALGRALFFDRALSANGKVSCASCHLPDHGFTDALAVGKGLSSGARRTMPVAAAVHSPWQFWDGRADSLWAQALGPVENPVEHGFTRSQVAHALAARHRGAYEALFAPLPALADVRRFPERASPLGDAAARASWASMTAADQATVNGVFANFGKAIAAHERTLRVRPGRFDRYVAGLFGQSGKAETLTAQELAGLRLFIGKGQCVNCHNGPLFSNGAFANTGVPPRPGHPADPGRAGAVHKAIADPFNCKGAFSDAPPALCEELEFAVVDSPEQLGAFKVPSLRGVARRAPYMHAGQLASLDQVLGHYSRAPTAAIGHSELLPLDLSVLERRQIIAFLRTLNETPRVTRAPKAAP from the coding sequence GTGAGGGGGTGGATTCCGGGGCTGGCGGCCCTGGCGTTGCTCGCCGCCGGTCCGGGCACGGCGGCGCAGATCTGGTCAATGGAGGACCTCGCCCTGCTACGGACGCTAAGCCCCCGCGTCCTCCCGCCGCCGCCGGCCGATCCGTCCAATCGCCTGGCCGACGACCCCCGCGCCGCGGCGCTGGGTCGTGCCCTGTTCTTCGACCGTGCGCTCAGCGCCAACGGCAAGGTGTCCTGCGCGAGCTGCCATCTGCCCGATCATGGGTTCACCGACGCCCTGGCCGTCGGCAAAGGCCTGTCGTCCGGCGCGCGACGCACCATGCCAGTCGCCGCCGCCGTCCACTCGCCCTGGCAGTTCTGGGACGGCCGGGCCGACAGTCTCTGGGCCCAGGCGCTGGGGCCTGTCGAGAACCCCGTCGAACATGGCTTCACACGCAGCCAGGTGGCGCACGCGCTCGCCGCGCGTCACCGCGGCGCCTACGAGGCGCTGTTCGCGCCGCTGCCTGCGCTGGCGGATGTCCGCCGGTTCCCGGAGCGGGCGTCACCGCTCGGCGACGCCGCGGCGCGCGCAAGCTGGGCCTCCATGACCGCGGCCGATCAGGCCACAGTGAATGGCGTCTTCGCCAACTTCGGCAAGGCGATCGCGGCCCATGAGCGGACGCTGAGGGTGCGGCCGGGCCGCTTCGACCGCTACGTGGCCGGCCTGTTCGGCCAGTCCGGCAAGGCGGAAACCCTGACCGCGCAGGAGCTGGCGGGCCTGCGCCTCTTCATCGGCAAGGGCCAGTGCGTGAACTGCCATAACGGCCCGCTGTTCTCGAACGGCGCCTTCGCCAACACCGGCGTGCCCCCCCGGCCCGGCCATCCCGCCGATCCGGGTCGCGCGGGCGCCGTGCACAAGGCGATCGCCGATCCCTTCAACTGCAAGGGCGCGTTCAGCGACGCCCCGCCCGCGCTCTGCGAGGAGCTGGAGTTCGCCGTGGTGGACAGTCCGGAGCAGCTCGGCGCGTTCAAGGTTCCGTCCCTGCGAGGCGTTGCACGGCGCGCGCCCTACATGCACGCCGGCCAGCTTGCCTCTCTCGACCAGGTGCTCGGCCACTACAGCCGGGCCCCGACGGCGGCGATCGGCCACTCCGAGCTCCTCCCCCTCGACCTGAGCGTCCTGGAACGCCGGCAGATCATCGCCTTCCTCCGAACCCTCAACGAGACGCCGCGCGTAACGCGCGCGCCGAAGGCCGCCCCATGA
- a CDS encoding DJ-1/PfpI family protein — MTDRPTSPAVTDAMHPTPMRVAVLIFDDVEVLDFAGPFEVFGVSRSPSGDFAFEVVTVALEHRIVVARNGLQVLPHLAAENAGQVDVLVVPGGQGTRREMHNPAMLDIVRHLSASANLTLSVCTGALVLGAAGLLRGLGATTHYGAMEELRALDCGEILPTARVVDNGRVLTSAGISAGLDAALHIVARAVGPEAAAETARYMQYDWSPSGIVRRGPQAPMGARPNRSR; from the coding sequence ATGACGGACCGTCCTACCTCGCCCGCCGTGACCGACGCCATGCATCCGACGCCGATGCGGGTCGCGGTCCTGATCTTCGACGACGTCGAGGTCCTCGACTTCGCCGGACCATTCGAGGTCTTCGGCGTGTCGCGATCCCCGTCCGGGGACTTCGCCTTCGAGGTCGTGACCGTCGCCCTCGAGCACCGAATTGTCGTCGCGCGCAACGGCCTGCAGGTCCTGCCGCACCTGGCCGCGGAGAACGCCGGCCAGGTCGACGTGTTGGTCGTCCCAGGCGGTCAGGGGACCCGGCGCGAGATGCACAACCCCGCGATGCTCGACATCGTCCGCCACCTCAGCGCATCGGCCAATCTGACCTTGTCGGTCTGCACGGGCGCCCTGGTGTTGGGCGCGGCCGGCCTGCTGCGTGGCCTGGGCGCGACGACCCACTACGGCGCGATGGAGGAACTGCGCGCGCTGGACTGCGGTGAAATCCTGCCCACCGCGCGCGTCGTCGACAACGGCCGCGTGCTCACCTCGGCCGGGATCAGCGCGGGCCTCGACGCCGCGCTCCATATCGTCGCCCGGGCGGTCGGCCCCGAGGCCGCGGCCGAGACCGCCCGCTACATGCAATATGACTGGTCCCCAAGCGGGATCGTGCGACGCGGACCTCAGGCGCCCATGGGCGCGCGGCCGAACCGTTCGCGGTAG
- a CDS encoding GlxA family transcriptional regulator, with product MTSPPRKIALVGYPGVQSLDLSGPLEVFSMANRFGGVEAYEPILASPRGGVIRCNSGLQLAGAVALRDLPDSLDTILIGGGDEAGLEAMRESDVLAWLADRATTTRRIGSVCSGAFVLAAAGLLDGRRATTHWEVCEELRAFRPEVTVEPDAIFVADPPFYTSAGVTAGIDLCLSLVEADCGPEVALAVARNLVLFIRRPGGQTQYSSGLNVQGAATPRLRMLIAEVNDDPSGELALPALADRAGMTERTFVRIFKKETGITPAAFVEIARLNRAKAFLETSDWPLARVADRAGFGSLDGLHRAFQKRCGITPGDYRERFGRAPMGA from the coding sequence GTGACGTCGCCACCCCGCAAGATCGCTCTCGTCGGCTATCCCGGCGTTCAGTCCCTCGACCTGTCCGGACCCCTCGAAGTGTTCTCGATGGCCAATCGCTTCGGGGGCGTCGAGGCCTATGAGCCGATATTGGCTTCACCGCGCGGCGGAGTGATCCGCTGCAACTCCGGACTCCAACTCGCCGGGGCGGTGGCGCTTAGGGATCTGCCGGACAGCTTGGACACCATCCTGATCGGAGGCGGTGACGAGGCCGGACTGGAGGCCATGCGGGAGAGCGACGTGCTCGCCTGGCTGGCCGATCGCGCCACGACGACGCGGCGGATCGGCAGCGTCTGCTCCGGCGCGTTCGTGCTGGCCGCGGCAGGCCTGCTCGACGGGCGCCGCGCGACCACCCATTGGGAGGTCTGCGAGGAGCTGCGCGCCTTCCGTCCGGAGGTCACGGTGGAGCCCGACGCAATCTTCGTGGCCGACCCGCCGTTCTACACCTCGGCCGGCGTCACCGCCGGGATCGATCTCTGCCTGTCCCTGGTGGAGGCCGATTGCGGGCCCGAGGTGGCGCTGGCCGTGGCGCGCAACCTCGTGCTGTTCATCCGGCGGCCGGGCGGCCAGACGCAGTACAGCTCGGGTCTGAACGTACAGGGCGCGGCGACCCCACGGTTGCGGATGCTGATCGCCGAGGTGAACGACGACCCTTCGGGTGAACTTGCGCTGCCAGCGCTGGCGGACCGGGCCGGTATGACGGAGCGCACCTTCGTGCGGATCTTCAAGAAGGAGACGGGGATCACGCCGGCAGCCTTCGTCGAGATCGCCCGGTTGAATCGCGCCAAGGCCTTCCTGGAGACGTCCGACTGGCCGCTCGCGCGGGTCGCCGACCGCGCGGGCTTCGGGAGCCTCGATGGCCTGCACCGCGCCTTCCAGAAGCGCTGCGGCATCACGCCCGGCGACTACCGCGAACGGTTCGGCCGCGCGCCCATGGGCGCCTGA
- a CDS encoding DJ-1/PfpI family protein translates to MHSQFAAASVVAIAITLHPFAAEAHPGHDRDHLSVPAPKAGRARPLVVVVAENRGAETTDFAIPYGVLKEAGVTDVRSLSTEAGPVQLRRSIKVMADQTLGQFDAVEPAGADIVIVPAQVDPKDRALITWIQAQAAKGATIVSVCEGARVVANAGLLKGKRAVTHWSAINDLAKTNPDTTWVRDQRHLQDGAFISTTGVTASIPMSLALVEAIGGHLIAQATAAKFGVTHWSADHRTADFQLTKADIATAVGSAAAVWTHETVEAPVSDGVDEVALALRADAWGRSYRTKVVTTNAGRTPVRSRRGLTILPDAEARNGRYVIPGNAGPAAPQLDMAISVMGKRYGPAAVRLATIGLEYDPPAGEAAR, encoded by the coding sequence ATGCATTCCCAATTCGCCGCAGCTTCTGTCGTCGCCATCGCGATCACCCTTCACCCGTTTGCAGCCGAGGCGCACCCTGGCCACGACCGGGATCACCTGAGTGTCCCGGCGCCGAAAGCGGGCCGGGCGAGACCCCTGGTCGTGGTGGTCGCGGAGAACCGCGGCGCCGAGACAACTGACTTCGCCATACCCTACGGGGTGCTCAAGGAGGCCGGTGTCACCGATGTGCGAAGCCTTTCCACCGAGGCCGGCCCTGTCCAACTTCGTCGCAGCATCAAGGTGATGGCTGACCAGACGCTAGGCCAGTTTGATGCTGTCGAACCCGCCGGCGCCGACATCGTCATCGTCCCGGCGCAGGTCGATCCCAAGGACCGGGCGCTCATCACCTGGATCCAGGCGCAAGCCGCCAAGGGGGCGACCATCGTCTCTGTCTGCGAGGGTGCGCGGGTCGTCGCCAACGCCGGCCTCCTCAAGGGCAAGCGCGCTGTCACCCACTGGTCGGCCATCAATGACCTGGCCAAGACCAACCCCGACACGACCTGGGTCCGCGACCAGCGCCATCTTCAGGACGGCGCCTTCATCTCGACCACCGGTGTCACCGCCTCCATCCCGATGTCGCTCGCGCTCGTGGAAGCCATAGGCGGTCACCTGATCGCGCAAGCGACCGCGGCGAAATTTGGGGTGACGCACTGGTCGGCGGACCATCGCACGGCCGACTTCCAGCTCACCAAGGCCGACATCGCGACCGCGGTCGGCAGCGCCGCGGCTGTCTGGACCCACGAGACGGTGGAGGCGCCGGTTTCCGACGGTGTCGACGAGGTGGCGCTGGCGCTGAGGGCCGACGCCTGGGGCCGGAGCTACCGCACAAAGGTGGTGACCACCAACGCCGGGCGCACGCCCGTGCGCTCGCGTCGCGGCCTCACCATCCTGCCCGATGCGGAGGCCCGGAACGGCCGCTATGTCATTCCAGGGAACGCGGGCCCGGCGGCGCCGCAGCTCGACATGGCGATCTCAGTGATGGGCAAACGCTACGGACCGGCTGCGGTGCGCTTGGCGACCATCGGCCTGGAATACGATCCGCCCGCCGGCGAGGCCGCCCGATGA